The Sander lucioperca isolate FBNREF2018 chromosome 15, SLUC_FBN_1.2, whole genome shotgun sequence genome window below encodes:
- the LOC116055816 gene encoding ankyrin-3-like isoform X39: MAALDKGEDAMTGDTDKYLRPQDLKELGDDSLPQEGYMGFSIGARSASLRSFSSDRSNTLNRSSYARDSMMIEEILAPTKDTHLAVTRDYSSECMRRYSWTPDTMDHSHNTVSSPIHSGLSSPLPQYDSRFLVSFMVDARGGSMRGSRHNGMRIIIPPRKCTAPTRITCRLAKRHKLAYPPPMVEGEGLVSRLVEVGPAGAQFLGPVIVEIPHFGSMRGKERELIVLRSDNGDTWKEHQSDARPEDLIELLSGMDEELDSPIELEKKRICRIVTSDFPQYFAVVSRIKQESNHMGPDGGLLSSSTVPMVQASFPQGALTKRIRVGLQAQPVPDDMARAVLGNRATFSPIVTVEPRRRKFHKPITMTIPVPPRSAEGHPSGHRGDSAPCLRLLCSITGGTSPAQWEDITGTTPLSFVTDCVSFTTNVSARFWLADCHQIPETVSLASQLYRELICVPYLAKFVVFAKMNDAVEARLRCFCMTDDKVDKTLEQQENFEEVARSKDIEVLEGKPIHVDCYGNLSPLTKSGQQLVFNFYSFKENRLPFNVKIRDMGQEPCGRLSFLREPKSSKGLPQTAICNLNITLPTHKKDMESDPDDETEKPERRHTFASLALRKRYSYLTDPAAKTTDRSSPRTQPTSYPHKPVFSTRSYQAWSPVPVAVPGQAKSGFGSLSSSSSNTPSASPLKSVWSINSASPIKTNIPGSPASSVKSVSDMASPIRTYRTISSPIKTVVQQNQYPVQVSHSPLASPGKSAPDPISIKGLAALSARTSPITVSGGGSPLLERTSISMTPPTSPKSSLSMFSLPLPYKTVMGGSSGTAPSSSPIKTVPGLSSVRSFAQDVTGPARNLFSSLSSPLKSNTPPSAAALINGTVSPTQYRSSSPTSLLTSSLQERIQATTNAATTSVNAAFDEVEKTFNSCSAGYGTLKSMSSSASSSYQSIRSSASNSLYVSLRSPPNATTAVTSSTMTVPVYSVINVLPEPQFKKLPEVSKSAAALLSPRKTVPVEVNTQMQSSFARTLSPIKAPLFSAGLKSNTTSPLSSSQEILKDVAEMKEDLIRMSAILQTDPNSTASKGFQSDSSKEVKIEDEEPYRIVEKVKQDLVKVSEILTKDAVKDGRVSLKRGSLDDIHFSKVQVEQPPSNWSYPPRYETVVPQAKSKTIPDRDFNLSKVVDYLANDVGSSSFSKMHDTKPKADEGKREGEGKEKQKRVLKPTIAVQEHKLKMPPTNMRSSASDKELSKVADALFGADTVLDSPDDISHEQDKSPLSDSGFETRSERTPSAPQSAEGMGPKALFQDIPVPPMITETRTEVVHVIRSYESPEDNKQPAMEDAHSVRYIDSDSKGHQATSSPDQNKCYSIKVSPDEDPMGKGMRVKEETHITTTTRMVYHKPPGKESASERCEETMSVHDIMKAFQSGKDPSRELAGLFEHKSGNEETSQRVLEDINSKPKVERIIEVHIEKGNKTEPTEVIIRETKNHGEKEMYYYPGNRQEEEEPEESLPVYLDSPRINTPMSQEEDSRPSSAQLMADDSYKTLRLLSQQSVEYNEDESSELRGESYNFAEKMLLSEKFDQSHSDTEEYLRDRSRFHSPDRSSHSEGRSVGPMTEYVFRSSRNVFDKSGRMANVDDNFDKLTLLQYSSEPGSPKQSVWMRVSDDTQNKDREQLIYEDRVDRTVKEAEEKLSEVSQFFRDKTEQLNDELSSPEKKSRRPDFRESRSGPSSTHSSPERPAYRNGGSGEEWSRERLRDRFSSSDRKCASLPSSPERRVLLQYSDSDSRKQGDAKLQGSTGESPKPFQMSSSKVSAVRLKFEQEAQRQDRSHQGGHNSNPPIRKLQESKLPVYQVFAGPNLPKTPDSPGNQRRCLDGESNKFSPKHETSGKDQEEKKLFKTWESQDYGNYKPQSPKLSQSLIHDSIKDGNNSDSQRQETTKKIIYTEFVVRESPNSNDSLKKNSESQIPVRKPSNFSENHKSTTLKLDASVEPHERAGSHIPTLARNRLHSSSESNKSTRGSSLGKSTDSSDGSLSNVVCNGVDSDQAEYLDEVTPVVVTEGFKDIKPLPVYVSIQVGKQYEQETASGQLGTYKKIVSHESRTVHETRGAFYTVKQNRSPSPQGSPEDDTLEQVTFMDGSGKSPVTPETPSSEEVSLASRTPDSVIGFMPGMPSPIPEESEEEDGKTFIYKEPSREKSKPAFSENHSRKQDAERQKSKERRVAYIEFPPPPPLEAEQSDPEKRGSCASSEAETEMMEVNLQEEHDRHLLAEPIIRVQPPSPIPPGADNSDSSDDESVFHPIPVKKYTFKMKEEGEKHLKPKESKKNRDNESEINGVVKEEDADLEQNGNDQSITDCSIASTAEFSHDTDATEVDSLDGYDLQDEDDGLSEDPKTSSLSNDGKTTDRSFSQSKLEVIEEEKCEEGGDNGKIKTKTSSASGDEKDYTLEGRHPDRQTFAENYFGYQLEEELNSTFKTVATKGLDFDPWSTKGGDNDGVFESKTKDEDPKPFGLSVEDKSQATTPDTTPARTPTDESTPTSEPNPFPFHEGKMFEMTRSGAIDMSKRDFVEERLQFFQIGEHSSDPKTGEKGRGGKILGVISSQSGERATVDGKVIDTTTDSSTTPAATTTAKCSTAQPGSDTGYTDAPTCEAIAETASSCTITASKVDPKLRTPIKMGIAASITVKKDSGDLTDYKAEMSEGQMVPEYISLEGQCTDSQSSIHTEPKLEKRDYPTENCNNNNNLESSSVQANYIQCGSVVFNLQSSSEPTLQKASRIETLCCRDLEERVEVHRSQEQEQNTETIKESEVKQPKSRLPVKASGWSFHTQGTAIGKQKPKQAVMVEVRKRGEPAIAKVEPRSRIPIKDIKKSSPAATAISLVSVRVTSQPTRALDTGRAAIQLPSRLPLKDRHPVSNVTIEGSCRQDRQENHSEVCKRTIEYFKGISGETLKLVDRLSDEEKKTQTEQSEEDSTSRSTSLSDASQPSQPSQPSQPSRSSRSGRGSRAEAGAASVRAKVATTDRASGSERSRRSRRTGGKEGSQGLTGSRTPPIAEIKPSPQSPCERTDLRMAIVADHLGLSWTELAREMNFTVDEINHVRLENPNSLTAQSFMLLKKWVSREGKNATTDALTSVLTKVNRMDIVTLLEGPIFDYGNISGTRCFADDNAVFRDQADDYQSILAELQSPATLHSNPHFLEPELPVTPNPSLAHHQLHHYPEPDTPLLADSQPQPLPWSPEIEPGSGEPDSPPRSPPRPCELALSVPVFVLPDPVPPKVRKPHIALNDQLLSSEEEDRPCQEMELSHKPKSHSLPAMCELDIDMVNSTSSPSLSSVSSITPSSPDRAQIGAGGVQMGLQEDICLKGGEMEVTEDIEKFVEMVAAELAEGNGFVEKWVEQDLIKNVERKCEMITKDRSTLAEENKILVEQKEGSAEEEQHVRNDGNKGAACKVEEVRDVQNLSEEQHNLMHEVEKGCTTIEAEAVKEGIAETAEVQKCKGGSEERVSQSDRVDDTNGQLQLKDEEGLCGNERDIYGTSEGDQAAEDQAIAPLSPQAWVEALGERQPSESESNEEEEEGNREKEIKEEALGSLLEEEVEKEEGSEEKEEDEEMTEASVQEILGQVERAEKEVCSLSGWHSDSSSVNVEPPTPGRSVSSDLLDRRESQENISDSITSSSRGESGRSRQNGNNSKHSPQDRSSESSNGRKEEGALVSEKKVQRVSVDSGSEEEQTVTTRIFRRRLILKGEQAKNIPGESVTEEHYMDHDGNLVSRKVIRKVIRRISTPTPENQGGDSWQQDLQHSPALQEDGKEKGQEIAGERMTEDQGIKSSIHRDACALPARCTGTKLDVSWE, from the exons CCTCATTTTGGGTCCATGcgggggaaagagagggagctGATTGTGTTGAGGAGTGACAATGGTGACACGTGGAAGGAGCACCAGTCTGACGCCCGACCAGAAGACCTCATTGAGCTGCTTAGTGGAATGGATGAAG AGCTGGACAGTCCTATTGAGTTGGAGAAGAAGCGCATTTGCCGCATCGTCACCAGCGATTTTCCTCAGTATTTTGCTGTGGTGTCGCGGATCAAGCAGGAGTCGAACCACATGGGCCCTGACGGAGGCTTGCTGTCCAGCAGCACCGTGCCCATGGTCCAGGCCTCATTCCCACAAGGGGCGCTCACCAAGAGGATCCGTGTTGGCCTGCAG GCCCAGCCTGTGCCAGATGACATGGCGAGGGCAGTCCTTGGGAACAGAGCCACTTTCAGCCCCATCGTCACTGTAGAGCCCAGGAGGAGGAAGTTCCACAAGCCGATCACTATGACGATCCCTGTCCCACCTCGATCGGCAGAAGGCCATCCCAGTGGCCATCGAGGCGACTCTGCGCCCTGCCTGCGTCTGCTCTGCAGCATCACAG GAGGGACGTCCCCTGCCCAGTGGGAGGACATCACAGGGACCACACCGCTGTCCTTTGTAACTGATTGCGTCTCCTTCACCACAAATGTGTCGGccag GTTCTGGCTCGCAGACTGTCACCAGATTCCTGAGACGGTGAGTCTAGCGTCTCAGTTATACCGGGAGCTGATCTGCGTGCCGTACCTGGCCAAGTTTGTGGTGTTCGCCAAGATGAACGACGCTGTTGAGGCTCGGCTGCGCTGCTTCTGCATGACAGACGACAAGGTGGACAAGACCCTTGAGCAGCAGGAGAACTTTGAGGAAGTGGCCCGGAGCAAAGATATTGAG GTTCTCGAGGGCAAGCCTATCCACGTGGATTGCTATGGCAACCTGTCCCCTCTCACCAAAAGTGGGCAGCAGCTGGTTTTTAACTTCTACTCCTTCAAGGAAAACAGACTTCCTTTCAACGTGAAG ATCAGAGATATGGGCCAGGAGCCATGTGGACGCCTCTCCTTCCTGAGAGAGCCAAAATCCAGTAAAGGCCTTCCACAGACTGCCATATGCAATTTGAATATCACACTGCCAACCCACAAGAAG GATATGGAGTCTGATCCTGATGATGAG acTGAAAAGCCAGAACGACGTCATACCTTTGCCTCCTTAGCTTTGCGTAAGCGCTACAGCTATTTGACCGACCCAGCAGCGA AAACAACTGATCGAAGCTCGCCGAGAACACAGCCTACTAGCTACCCTCACAAACCTGTCTTTTCAACGAGATCTTATCAGGCGTGGTCGCCTGTTCCTGTCGCCGTCCCTGGTCAAGCCAAGTCTGGGTTTGGCTCCCTCTCCAGTTCGTCATCCAACACGCCATCTGCCTCTCCATTAAAATCTGTCTGGTCCATCAACTCTGCCTCTCCCATAAAGACCAACATCCCCGGATCACCTGCCTCTTCTGTAAAGTCAGTTAGTGACATGGCCTCTCCCATCCGAACTTACAGAACCATCTCCTCTCCTATTAAAACTGTAGTCCAGCAAAACCAGTACCCAGTCCAGGTCAGCCATAGTCCCCTGGCGTCACCAGGTAAAAGTGCCCCAGATCCTATATCTATAAAAGGACTGGCAGCATTGTCTGCTAGGACCTCCCCTATAACTGTCTCTGGAGGAGGAAGCCCTCTTCTTGAGAGAACATCGATAAGCATGACCCCACCAACCTCTCCCAAATCTTCTCTGAGTATGTTCAGTTTACCCCTGCCATACAAGACCGTTATGGGGGGCTCTAGTGGCACAGCACCTTCCTCCTCTCCCATAAAAACAGTCCCTGGTCTCTCCTCTGTGCGTTCCTTTGCCCAGGATGTCACTGGCCCTGCAAGAAACCTGTTCTCCTCTCTTTCGTCACCACTTAAATCCAACACCCCTCCAAGCGCTGCAGCTCTGATCAATGGAACTGTGTCACCTACACAGTACCGCTCTTCATCCCCAACATCTCTTCTCACAAGCAGTCTTCAAGAGAGAATACAAGCAACCACCAATGCTGCGACTACAAGTGTCAATGCAGCCTTTGATGAGgttgaaaaaacatttaattcttGTTCTGCAGGCTATGGCACCTTGAAGTCCATGTCCTCTTCTGCATCCTCCTCATATCAGTCCATTAGGTCATCAGCTTCTAATTCCCTTTACGTCTCTCTAAGATCCCCTCCCAATGCCACGACTGCTGTAACATCTAGTACAATGACTGTTCCAGTGTACTCTGTTATTAATGTGCTGCCAGAGCCCCAGTTTAAAAAGTTACCTGAAGTGTCCAAGTCGGCTGCTGCCCTTCTGTCCCCACGAAAGACGGTGCCTGTCGAGGTGAATACTCAGATGCAGTCTTCCTTTGCCAGAACTCTTTCCCCCATCAAAGCCCCTCTTTTTTCTGCTGGTCTGAAATCAAACACCACATCACCACTGTCATCCAGCCAAGAGATTCTGAAGGATGTAGCCGAAATGAAAGAGGACTTGATACGAATGTCAGCCATTTTGCAGACAGACCCGAATTCCACAGCCAGTAAAGGATTTCAGTCTGACTCTTCCAAAGAGGTTAAGATAGAGGATGAGGAGCCATATAGGATTGTGGAGAAAGTAAAACAAGATTTGGTAAAAGTGAGCGAAATCCTTACTAAAGATGCTGTGAAGGATGGTAGGGTTTCCCTTAAAAGGGGTTCTTTGGATGACATACACTTCTCAAAAGTACAAGTTGAACAACCACCAAGCAACTGGAGCTATCCGCCAAGATATGAGACTGTGGTTCCTCAAGCTAAATCAAAAACAATACCAGATAGAGATTTCAATCTCTCCAAAGTGGTTGACTACCTGGCCAATGATGTTGGGAGCAGCTCTTTCTCCAAAATGCATGACACAAAGCCTAAAGCAGATGAGGgcaagagagaaggagaaggcaAGGAAAAGCAGAAACGTGTCCTAAAACCCACCATTGCCGTTCAGGAGCACAAGCTCAAAATGCCTCCAACAAACATGCGCTCTTCAGCTTCAGACAAAGAGCTCAGTAAAGTAGCAGATGCGCTTTTTGGAGCAGACACCGTGCTAGACTCCCCTGATGATATCTCGCATGAACAGGATAAAAGCCCCCTCTCAGACAGTGGCTTTGAGACCCGGAGTGAAAGGACACCCTCTGCTCCTCAGAGTGCAGAAGGCATGGGCCCCAAGGCCCTTTTCCAGGATATCCCAGTTCCCCCAATGATCACTGAGACTAGGACTGAGGTTGTTCATGTCATCAGGAGCTATGAGTCCCCAGAGGATAACAAACAACCTGCAATGGAGGATGCACATTCTGTCAGATACATTGATTCAGATTCTAAAGGGCATCAAGCTACATCAAGTCCAGATCAGAATAAATGCTATTCAATAAAAGTCAGCCCTGATGAGGATCCAATGGGAAAAGGGATGAGGGTAAAGGAGGAGACTCACATCACAACCACCACTAGGATGGTTTACCATAAACCACCTGGCAAAGAATCAGCATCGGAGAGGTGTGAGGAAACTATGTCGGTGCATGACATTATGAAGGCTTTTCAGTCAGGCAAGGACCCTTCTAGAGAGCTGGCTGGACTGTTTGAACACAAGTCGGGCAATGAGGAAACATCACAAAGAGTCCTCGAAGACATCAACTCCAAACCTAAGGTTGAAAGAATAATTGAGGTTCACATTGAAAAAGGCAATAAAACAGAACCAACAGAGGTCATCATCAGAGAGACAAAAAACCATGGAGAGAAGGAAATGTATTACTATCCAGGGAATagacaggaagaggaggagcctGAGGAATCACTTCCAGTGTACCTTGACTCCCCCAGAATAAACACACCCATGTCACAAGAGGAAGACAGTCGCCCTAGTTCAGCCCAGCTCATGGCAGATGACTCTTACAAAACACTAAGGCTACTTAGCCAGCAATCTGTAGAGTACAATGAGGATGAATCATCAGAGCTTAGGGGAGAATCTTATAATTTTGCAGAGAAAATGCTACTCTCTGAGAAATTTGACCAGTCTCATTCTGACACAGAGGAATATCTGAGAGATAGGTCTCGCTTCCACTCACCAGACCGAAGCAGTCACAGTGAGGGTAGATCAGTTGGGCCAATGACAGAGTATGTCTTTAGGTCGTCAAGAAATGTGTTTGACAAATCTGGAAGAATGGCCAATGTTGATGATAACTTTGACAAATTGACACTGTTGCAGTATTCTTCTGAACCTGGTAGCCCAAAGCAATCAGTTTGGATGCGTGTGTCAGATGACACACAGAATAAGGACAGAGAACAGCTCATATATGAGGACAGAGTGGACAGGACTGTAAAGGAGGCAGAGGAAAAACTCAGTGAGGTATCTCAATTCTTTCGTGATAAAACAGAACAGCTCAACGATGAGCTCTCGTCTCCAGAGAAGAAATCTCGAAGACCAGACTTCAGAGAATCACGGTCAGGGCCAAGTTCTACACACAGTAGTCCAGAGAGGCCAGCTTATAGGAATGGGGGTAGTGGGGAAGAGTGGAGCAGAGAAAGGCTAAGAGACAGGTTCAGCTCCAGTGACAGGAAATGTGCCAGCTTGCCCAGCAGTCCAGAGAGAAGAGTGTTACTTCAGTATAGTGATTCAGACTCAAGAAAACAAGGTGATGCTAAATTACAGGGAAGCACAGGTGAAAGCCCTAAACCATTTCAAATGTCATCCTCCAAAGTCAGTGCAGTGAGGCTAAAGTTTGAGCAAGAGGCTCAAAGGCAAGATAGGAGTCATCAGGGTGGCCACAATTCAAATCCTCCTATCAGGAAGCTCCAGGAAAGTAAGCTACCTGTGTATCAGGTGTTTGCTGGTCCAAACCTTCCAAAAACACCCGACAGTCCAGGAAACCAGAGGAGATGTCTTGATGGTGAATCAAATAAGTTCTCACCCAAGCACGAGACCAGTGGAAAAGATCAGGAAgagaaaaagttatttaaaacaTGGGAGAGCCAAGATTACGGGAACTATAAACCCCAATCTCCCAAACTATCTCAGTCTTTAATCCATGATTCTATTAAAGATGGCAATAATAGTGATTCCCAAAGACAAGAAACCacaaagaaaataatctacACAGAATTTGTTGTGCGAGAAAGTCCAAATAgcaatgatagtctaaaaaaaaaCTCGGAATCACAAATTCCTGTAAGAAAGCCATCTAATTTCTCTGAAAATCACAAATCCACTACTTTAAAATTAGATGCCTCTGTTGAACCACATGAGAGGGCGGGGTCTCATATACCTACTTTAGCTAGAAATCGGTTACACAGTAGCTCTGAATCCAACAAATCTACTCGAGGATCATCACTAGGAAAATCCACAGACTCATCAGACGGTAGCCTTTCAAATGTAGTGTGTAACGGTGTTGATAGTGACCAAGCAGAGTATTTGGATGAAGTAACTCCTGTAGTTGTCACAGAGGGTTTCAAAGATATTAAACCCTTACCTGTGTATGTTAGCATCCAAGTAGGAAAGCAGTATGAGCAAGAAACAGCCTCGGGGCAGCTGGGAACGTACAAAAAGATAGTAAGCCATGAGAGTAGGACAGTGCATGAGACTAGGGGTGCATTTTACACTGTCAAGCAAAATCGGTCTCCATCTCCTCAAGGAAGTCCAGAAGATGACACTCTAGAACAAGTGACTTTCATGGACGGCTCTGGGAAAAGTCCTGTTACCCCTGAGACCCCCAGCTCAGAGGAAGTGAGTCTGGCCTCAAGAACACCAGACTCGGTGATAGGCTTCATGCCTGGCATGCCAAGCCCTATCCCAGAGGAGTCTGAGGAGGAAGACGGGAAGACCTTTATCTACAAGGAGCCCTCAAGGGAAAAATCTAAGCCAGCTTTCTCAGAGAATCACAGTAGAAAACAGgatgcagagagacagaagtCAAAGGAGAGAAGAGTGGCTTATATAGAgtttccacctcctcctcctttagaGGCAGAGCAGTCCGACCCTGAGAAAAGGGGGTCGTGTGCTTCTTCTgaggcagagacagagatgaTGGAGGTGAACCTCCAAGAGGAACATGATAGGCACCTCTTAGCCGAGCCCATCATCAGGGTGCAGCCTCCATCCCCTATTCCCCCGGGAGCTGATAACAGCGACTCCAGTGATGATGAGTCTGTCTTCCATCCCATCCCTGTCAAAAAGTACACCTTCAAAatgaaagaggagggagagaaacacCTGAAACCCAAAGAatcaaagaaaaacagagaTAATGAGTCTGAGATCAATGGTGTTGTAAAGGAGGAGGATGCTGACTTGGAACAAAATGGCAATGACCAGTCAATCACTGACTGCTCCATAGCATCCACTGCTGAATTCTCCCATGACACAGATGCTACTGAAGTAGACTCTTTAGATGGGTATGACCTCCAGGATGAGGATGATGGACTGAGCGAAGACCCTAAAACATCTAGTCTGTCCAATGATGGAAAAACAACTGACCGCTCATTTAGTCAGTCCAAGCTTGAAGTGATAGAGGAAGAGAAATGTGAGGAAGGGGGGGATAATGGAAAGATTAAAACCAAGACATCTTCAGCCAGTGGAGACGAAAAAGATTATACCCTTGAAGGAAGACATCCAGATAGGCAGACCTTTGCAGAAAACTACTTTGGCTACCAACTTGAAGAGGAGCTGAATTCAACCTTTAAAACTGTTGCCACCAAAGGCCTAGACTTTGACCCCTGGTCCACCAAAGGGGGTGACAATGATGGAGTTTTTGAGTCCAAAACAAAAGATGAGGACCCCAAGCCCTTTGGTTTATCGGTGGAGGACAAATCACAGGCTACAACACCTGACACAACCCCCGCTCGAACACCGACTGATGAGAGCACACCGACTAGTGAGCCTAACCCCTTCCCTTTCCACGAAGGGAAGATGTTTGAGATGACCCGCAGTGGTGCTATTGACATGAGCAAGCGGGACTTTGTTGAAGAGAGGCTTCAGTTTTTCCAGATTGGTGAGCATTCCTCTGACCCTAAAACAGGGGAAAAGGGGAGAGGGGGCAAGATCCTGGGGGTAATTTCCTCTCAGTCAGGGGAGAGGGCCACTGTAGATGGCAAGGTTATAGATACTACCACAGACAGCAGCACAacaccagcagcaacaacaactgCAAAATGCAGCACTGCACAGCCTGGCAGTGACACTGGCTATACTGATGCCCCCACCTGTGAAGCCATAGCTGAGACTGCCTCCTCATGCACAATCACAGCCTCTAAGGTTGATCCCAAATTACGCACTCCTATTAAGATGGGCATAGCTGCCTCTATAACTGTGAAAAAAGACTCGGGGGATCTCACCGATTATAAAGCTGAGATGTCAGAAGGTCAGATGGTGCCAGAATACATCAGTTTAGAGGGTCAGTGTACAGATAGCCAGTCCAGCATACACACTGAGCCCAAGTTAGAGAAAAGAGATTACCCTACTGAaaactgcaacaacaacaataacctTGAGTCCTCCAGTGTTCAGGCCAACTACATTCAATGTGGTAGTGTGGTGTTTAATTTGCAGTCCTCCTCTGAGCCCACTCTTCAAAAAGCTAGCAGGATAGAAACACTGTGTTGTAGGGATTTGGAAGAGAGAGTGGAAGTACACCGCAGTCAAGAACAGGAGCAGAACACTGAAACCATTAAAGAAAGTGAAGTGAAGCAGCCCAAGTCAAGGCTTCCAGTTAAAGCATCAGGGTGGTCATTTCATACGCAGGGAACAGCCATAGGCAAACAGAAGCCCAAACAAGCAGTGATGGTTGAGGTCAGAAAAAGAGGAGAGCCAGCCATAGCCAAAGTAGAACCCAGGTCTAGAATACCAATCAAGGATATTAAAAAGAGCAGCCCTGCTGCCACAGCTATCTCACTTGTTTCAGTTCGGGTTACCTCACAGCCAACAAGAGCATTGGACACAGGGAGAGCAGCCATACAGTTGCCCTCAAGGCTACCACTGAAAGACAGGCATCCGGTCAGCAATGTCACAATTGAGGGATCATGTagacaggacagacaggagAACCATAGTGAGGTTTGTAAGCGCACCATCGAATACTTTAAAGGCATTAGCGGGGAGACGCTAAAGTTGGTGGACCGCCTGTCAGACGAGGAGAAAAAGACGCAGACAGAGCAGTCGGAGGAAGACAGCACCTCCCGGAGCACCTCTCTGTCGGACGCCTCCCAGCCTTCCCAGCCCTCCCAGCCCTCCCAGCCCTCCCGCTCATCCAGGTCTGGTAGAGGTTCGAGGGCTGAGGCCGGGGCCGCGTCCGTAAGGGCAAAGGTGGCGACGACGGACAGGGCCTCCGGCAGtgagaggagcaggaggagtagGCGGACTGGTGGGAAGGAGGGCAGTCAGGGACTCACAGGGTCTCGAACGCCTCCCATCGCGGAGATCAAGCCTA GTCCCCAGAGTCCTTGTGAGCGAACAGATTTGCGCATGGCTATCGTTGCAGATCACCTGGGACTCAGTTGGACAG AGTTGGCTCGGGAGATGAACTTCACAGTGGATGAGATCAACCACGTCAGACTAGAGAACCCCAACTCTCTGACAGCACAAAGCTTCATGCTACTTAAGAAATGGGTCAGTCGGGAAGGAAAGAACGCCACAA CGGATGCCTTAACTTCAGTGCTGACCAAAGTCAATCGGATGGATATTGTGACTTTACTGGAGGGCCCAATATTTGACTATGGTAACATTTCAGGCACGAGATGTTTTGCCGATGATAACGCTGTTTTCCGGGATCAGGCTGATG ATTATCAGAGCATTCTAGCAGAGCTGCAGTCCCCCGCCACACTGCACTCCAACCCCCACTTCTTGGAGCCTGAACTCCCCGTCACCCCCAACCCTTCCCTTGCCCACCACCAGCTCCACCATTACCCAGAACCAGACACCCCTTTGCTGGCTGACTCCCAGCCTCAGCCCCTGCCCTGGAGCCCAGAGATAGAGCCAGGTAGCGGAGAGCCGGACAGCCCCCCTAGGAGCCCCCCCAGACCCTGTGAGCTCGCCCTGTCCGTCCCAGTATTTGTACTCCCTGATCCTGTTCCTCCCAAGGTCAGAAAGCCCCACATCGCTCTGAACGACCAGCTGCTTTCGAGCGAGGAGGAGGACAGGCCTTGTCAAGAAATGGAGCTGAGCCACAAGCCCAAGTCACACTCCCTCCCTGCGATGTGTGAGTTAGACATTGACATGGTTAACTCCACATCTTCCCCTTCACTCTCATCAGTATCATCAATAACCCCTTCATCACCCGACAGAGCACAAATTGGAGCTGGAGGAGTCCAGATGGGTTTACAGGAGGATATATGTTTAAAAGGAGGTGAAATGGAAGTGACAGAAGACATAGAGAAGTTTGTTGAGATGGTTGCAGCAGAGTTAGCAGAGGGAAATGGATTTGTGGAAAAGTGGGTAGAGCAGGACTTGATTAAAAATGTGGAAAGAAAATGTGAGATGATAACAAAAGATAGGTCTACGCTGGCAGAGGAGAATAAGATTTTGGTTGAACAGAAGGAGGGGTCTGCAGAGGAAGAACAACATGTGAGAAATGATGGGAATAAGGGGGCAGCCTGCAAGGTGGAAGAGGTGAGAGATGTGCAGAATCTGTCAGAAGAACAGCATAATCTGATGCATGAAGTGGAAAAAGGTTGTACCACAATAGAAGCAGAGGCTGTCAAAGAGGGCATTGCTGAAACAGCTGAGGTTCAAAAATGTAAAGGGGGCAGTGAGGAAAGGGTCTCTCAGAGTGACAGAGTGGATGACACAAATGGACAACTGCAGTTGAAAGATGAAGAAGGGTTGTGTGGCaatgaaagagatatttacgggACATCAGAAGGAGACCAGGCAGCCGAGGACCAAGCCATAGCTCCCCTCTCCCCTCAGGCCTGGGTTGAGGCACTTGGGGAACGTCAGCCCAGTGAGTCTGAATCcaacgaggaagaggaggagggaaacagagagaaagaaatcaaAGAAGAGGCATTAGGATCTCTgttggaggaggaggtggagaaagAAGAAGGCtcagaggagaaggaggaggacgaAGAGATGACCGAGGCCAGTGTTCAGGAGATTCTTGGTCAGGTTGAACGGGCAGAAAAAGAAGTGTGTTCACTTTCAGGTTGGCACAGTGATTCATCCAGCGTCAATGTGGAACCACCAACGCCAGGCCGCAGTGTCAGCTCAGACCTGCTCGACAGGCGGGAAAG CCAAGAAAACATTAGTGACTCCATCACATCCTCGTCTAGGGGCGAATCAGGGAGGTCCCGACAGAACGGCAACAACTCAAAGCACTCACCTCAGGACCGCTCATCGGAATCATCAAATGGCAGAAAGGAAGAGGGAGCACTCGTATCGGAGAAAAAAGTCCAG CGGGTTAGTGTAGATTCCGGTTCAGAGGAAGAACAGACTGTAACTACCAGAATCTTCAGACGCCGTCTCATTTTAAAG GGAGAACAAGCAAAGAATATCCCAGGCGAGTCTGTGACCGAGGAACACTATATGGACCACGATGGTAACCTCGTCAGTAGAAAA GTAATCAGGAAGGTTATTCGGCGGATATCTACTCCCACACCAGAAAACCAAGGAGGTGACAGTTGGCAGCAAGACCTTCAGCACAGTCCCGCTCTGCAGGAAGACGG CAAGGAGAAGGGTCAAGAAATAGCAGGCGAAAGGATGACAGAAGATCAGGggataaaaagctccattcataGGGATGCTTGTGCTCTTCCAGCCAG ATGTACAGGAACCAAGTTGGATGTTTCCTGGGAATAA